A region from the Sphingomonas brevis genome encodes:
- a CDS encoding AAA family ATPase: protein MLRSVDYSTGSAHSPPSWLVKYVLPARGLGMLYGESSAGKTFLAIHTSLCVAWGVPFFGRKTKRGGVLYIAAEGGSSVLPRIESAEKALGIAADNLTGPCDPSICRAPIRIVTEAPNLSRDGDPMRLIQTIRKAAADFERQGSRLALVVVDTWHAALGGADENSAADAGHALKPLKDAVEEFRLCTLILHHPGKGAERGARGSSSLLAAVDTSIELHVPGCVGQGAKTADMTRRATVIKQRDGSVGDALHYRLRIVTIGNDEDGDPWTTCTVQWCEPPEDSTEGLRDNDRMLLEAVSASLADACGERAKLGTVRLRFFNSLGAGRTDDAQRQAWSRALKAARKAGRVAIGNDDEIWIPSPIEQA from the coding sequence ATGCTACGCTCGGTCGATTATTCAACCGGGTCCGCGCATTCGCCGCCGTCCTGGCTGGTAAAGTACGTCCTGCCCGCGCGCGGGCTAGGCATGCTCTATGGCGAAAGCAGCGCCGGCAAGACGTTCCTGGCGATCCATACATCGCTTTGCGTTGCTTGGGGCGTGCCGTTCTTCGGCCGGAAGACCAAGCGAGGTGGTGTCCTGTATATCGCGGCGGAGGGCGGCTCGAGTGTGCTCCCGCGTATCGAGTCAGCGGAAAAGGCACTCGGGATTGCGGCGGACAATCTGACAGGCCCATGCGACCCGTCGATCTGCCGGGCACCCATCCGTATCGTGACGGAAGCGCCCAATCTCTCGCGCGACGGCGATCCAATGCGACTGATCCAAACTATCCGAAAAGCCGCCGCCGATTTCGAACGCCAAGGCTCCCGTCTGGCCCTTGTCGTTGTTGACACCTGGCATGCCGCGTTGGGCGGTGCCGACGAAAATTCCGCCGCTGACGCGGGTCATGCGCTCAAGCCACTCAAAGACGCGGTCGAGGAATTCAGACTATGCACGCTGATCCTTCACCACCCTGGCAAAGGCGCCGAACGGGGCGCCCGAGGCTCTAGCTCGCTGTTGGCGGCCGTCGACACCTCGATCGAACTTCACGTGCCAGGTTGCGTCGGCCAGGGCGCGAAGACGGCAGATATGACGCGGCGCGCGACCGTCATAAAGCAGCGTGATGGATCGGTCGGCGACGCGCTCCATTATCGCCTTCGAATCGTGACGATTGGAAACGACGAAGACGGCGACCCTTGGACGACATGCACTGTGCAATGGTGCGAGCCGCCAGAAGACAGCACCGAAGGCCTGCGCGACAATGATCGCATGCTGCTCGAGGCAGTGAGCGCGTCCTTGGCGGATGCGTGTGGCGAGCGCGCGAAGTTGGGTACAGTCCGTCTTCGGTTCTTCAACTCGCTTGGAGCGGGTAGGACCGACGACGCCCAGCGCCAAGCTTGGAGCCGGGCATTGAAAGCCGCACGAAAAGCCGGCCGGGTCGCCATCGGCAACGATGACGAAATCTGGATTCCTTCCCCGATAGAACAGGCGTGA
- a CDS encoding DUF4145 domain-containing protein encodes MSYASVIADLKALNRIEILGVDAAAHVDHMDAESDRSTLILMAASTEGLLVGRLKEMMPGINAEERNRIFGFEGPCGSFSNRIRIAQALGIVDRSTKKKLEVIKEMRNAAAHSFAQLTFSTAEIVEGVAYLFPQQYREASLAWPNEIRKAAFMGAASRVGQQIANVEADWEQLYKLLNLPPH; translated from the coding sequence ATGAGCTACGCCAGCGTTATCGCAGACCTAAAGGCACTCAACAGAATTGAGATTCTCGGCGTCGATGCGGCGGCGCACGTCGATCACATGGATGCCGAGTCTGACCGCTCGACATTAATCCTCATGGCGGCCTCTACAGAGGGACTCCTAGTCGGTCGCCTGAAGGAAATGATGCCCGGTATCAACGCTGAAGAGCGGAACCGCATTTTCGGCTTCGAAGGCCCATGCGGCAGCTTCTCCAACCGCATTCGCATTGCGCAGGCCTTGGGGATCGTTGACCGGTCCACGAAAAAGAAATTGGAGGTCATAAAAGAGATGCGAAACGCTGCCGCGCATAGCTTCGCGCAGCTCACATTTTCGACCGCAGAAATAGTCGAAGGAGTCGCCTACCTTTTCCCCCAACAGTACCGCGAGGCATCGCTAGCTTGGCCCAACGAGATTCGAAAGGCAGCCTTCATGGGAGCCGCAAGTCGGGTCGGGCAGCAGATCGCTAACGTCGAAGCCGATTGGGAACAACTTTACAAACTTCTGAATCTTCCGCCGCATTAG